Part of the Firmicutes bacterium CAG:345 genome is shown below.
TATTCTAAAGCTTCTGATGATGTTACAGTAAAAGTGAACGGAAGTGAAAAAGAAGTTAATTCTGTTTTAACAGAAGATAAAATTCAAGAAGCTTCTAAAAATAGCTCAGTTGTTGCTGAAGGTGGCGTTGCTGAAGTAAATGGAATTCAATTTAAAACAATACAAGCTGCTTTTGATAACGTTAGCGATGGTGAAACAGTTGTTCTCAGAGAAGATGCTGACATTGAAAATACAATAGTTTTAGATAACAAAAAAGATATTACTTTAAACGCTAATGGTAAAAAAATCTATAATACAAAAGATATTTGGGATGTTAAAGAAGGAGATTGGTCTCTTATATCTTTAAGAAATTCTGCAAGTTTAACAATTACAGGAAATGGTTCTTTTATAGCTAAGTCTAATGATATTTATGCTATTGATGTACAAGATGGTTCAACTTGTACTATAGAAAATGGTGTTTATGTTGGTAATATTACTGCTGTATATGTTCTTGAAGGAACAGCAGTAATTAATGGAGGCAATTATAGCATTATTCAATCATATCCAGATAGTAAAAAAGCAACAGAATTTGTTTTAAATTGCCATGATAAAGAACGTGAACAAGGTATAGCT
Proteins encoded:
- a CDS encoding uncharacterized protein (product inferred by homology to UniProt): MNGSEKEVNSVLTEDKIQEASKNSSVVAEGGVAEVNGIQFKTIQAAFDNVSDGETVVLREDADIENTIVLDNKKDITLNANGKKIYNTKDIWDVKEGDWSLISLRNSASLTITGNGSFIAKSNDIYAIDVQDGSTCTIENGVYVGNITAVYVLEGTAVINGGNYSIIQSYPDSKKATEFVLNCHDKEREQGIASIVVTGGTYTNFNPSDCWAEGEHTNFVKEGYSVESKTVDGQIGVTYYIVVVAD